From one Coffea eugenioides isolate CCC68of chromosome 11, Ceug_1.0, whole genome shotgun sequence genomic stretch:
- the LOC113751671 gene encoding 40S ribosomal protein S9-2, with amino-acid sequence MVHVSFYRNYGKTFKKPRRPYEKERLDAELRLVGEYGLRCKRELWRVQYALSRIRNAARNLLTLDEKDPRRVFEGEALLRRMNRYGLLDESQNKLDYVLALTVENFLERRLQTLVFKTGMAKSIHHARVLIRQRHIRVGRQVVNVPSFMVRVDSQKHIDFSLTSPFGGGRAGRVKRKNQKAAAKKAAGGDGDEEDEE; translated from the exons ATGGTGCACGTCTCTTTTTACCGCAACT ATGGAAAGACATTTAAGAAGCCTCGTCGTCCCTATGAGAAGGAGCGGCTGGATGCTGAGTTGAGGCTTGTTGGAGAGTATGGGCTTAGATGCAAGAGGGAGCTTTGGAGGGTTCAGTATGCTTTGAGTCGCATCAGAAATGCAGCAAGAAATCTTTTGACTCTGGATGAGAAAGACCCACGTCGTGTCTTTGAGGGCGAAGCCCTTCTGAGGAGGATGAACAGGTATGGGCTGCTGGATGAGAGCCAGAATAAGCTCGATTATGTCTTGGCTCTTACTGTTGAGAACTTCCTTGAGCGCCGTCTTCAAACACTTGTGTTTAAGACTGGTATGGCAAAGTCAATCCACCATGCCAGAGTACTCATTAGGCAGAGGCATATCAG GGTTGGGAGGCAGGTTGTGAATGTGCCTTCCTTTATGGTCAGAGTGGACTCTCAGAAGCACATTGATTTCTCACTCACAAGTCCTTTTGGTGGTGGACGTGCTGGTAGAGTAAAGAGAAAGAACCAGAAGGCAGCTGCAAAGAAGGCTGCTGGTGGCGATGGAgatgaagaggatgaagaaTGA
- the LOC113753119 gene encoding F-box/kelch-repeat protein SKIP11-like — MLEDRSCLVSRDYPRTCDQEGSWACMYRREKIDILRGKRPLENDGQEELVATKVPKQSDADKSLETALTLGALSMSPADESTNQRHAGSNSDSSSLIHAIGRDNSISCLIHCSRSDYGAIASLNRSFRSLVRNGELYRLRRQSGVIEHWVYFSCQLLEWEAFDPSRRRWMHLPTMNPNECFVFSDKESLAVGTELLVFGKEVLSHVIYCYSLLTNMWTSGMRMNAPRCLFGSASLGEVAILAGGCDSQGNILSSAELYNSETGQWNTLPSMNKPRKMCSGVFMDKKFYVIGGIGGPDSKLLTCGEEYDLDRRIWTEIPNMSPVRTGAARDTETPATSEAPPLVAVVNDELYAADYADMAVRKYDKHNKAWFTVGRLPERAVSMNGWGLAFRACGDRLIVIGGPRTVGEGYIEVNSWVPSEGPPEWNLLGQKQSGSFVYNCAVMGC; from the coding sequence ATGTTAGAAGACAGGTCTTGTTTGGTTTCTCGGGACTATCCAAGAACCTGTGACCAAGAAGGTAGCTGGGCTTGCATGTACAGGCGGGAAAAAATTGACATTCTGCGTGGGAAGCGGCCGCTAGAAAATGATGGGCAGGAAGAACTTGTTGCTACAAAGGTTCCTAAGCAATCAGATGCTGATAAAAGTTTAGAGACAGCTCTGACTTTGGGGGCTCTTTCGATGTCCCCAGCTGACGAATCCACTAATCAGCGTCATGCTGGAAGTAATTCTGATTCGAGTTCCCTCATTCACGCTATTGGCCGGGACAACTCTATTAGCTGTCTAATTCATTGTTCAAGATCAGACTATGGTGCCATTGCATCATTGAATAGGAGTTTTCGCTCCCTAGTTAGGAATGGTGAGCTTTATAGATTGAGGCGGCAGTCTGGTGTCATTGAGCACTGGGTTTATTTTTCATGCCAGTTGCTCGAATGGGAAGCATTTGATCCTTCTCGTCGCCGTTGGATGCATTTACCAACAATGAATCCCAATGAGTGTTTTGTGTTTTCAGACAAGGAATCTTTGGCAGTTGGCACTGAACTTCTTGTTTTCGGAAAGGAAGTTCTGTCTCATGTCATTTACTGTTACAGCTTGTTGACAAACATGTGGACTTCTGGAATGAGGATGAATGCACCTAGATGTTTGTTTGGTTCTGCAAGCCTTGGAGAGGTTGCAATTTTAGCTGGTGGCTGTGACTCTCAGGGGAACATCCTTAGTTCTGCTGAGCTGTATAATTCAGAAACAGGACAATGGAATACACTTCCAAGTATGAATAAACCACGGAAGATGTGTTCCGGGGTTTTCATggataaaaaattttatgtaaTTGGAGGTATTGGAGGACCTGATTCAAAGCTTCTGACTTGTGGCGAGGAATATGACTTGGACAGAAGAATTTGGACTGAAATTCCAAATATGTCCCCTGTGCGGACTGGCGCAGCTAGGGATACTGAGACACCTGCTACTTCTGAAGCACCACCTTTGGTTGCTGTTGTAAATGATGAACTGTATGCTGCTGATTATGCTGATATGGCTGTAAGGAAGTATGACAAACATAATAAAGCATGGTTTACAGTTGGAAGATTGCCTGAACGAGCAGTTTCAATGAATGGTTGGGGGTTGGCTTTTAGGGCATGTGGTGACAGACTTATTGTGATTGGTGGACCAAGGACTGTTGGTGAAGGCTACATTGAAGTCAATTCATGGGTTCCAAGCGAAGGCCCACCAGAGTGGAACTTGCTTGGCCAAAAGCAGTCTGGAAGTTTTGTCTATAACTGTGCTGTAATGGGATGCTGA
- the LOC113753021 gene encoding uncharacterized protein LOC113753021 produces MAETTQPKRQREDDHYQCEEDAKRHKSYNQILSILEEEEVEPNQDLLDIFQSLQQELSSSSFSVDPLQVSASAADVDHRSGFSGESESGSPSSKDDDEEDDGVRMMRHLLEASDDELGLPNRSESGEEEINSGQNALFLGDGLWEFEDDAANYYTLLQSELFM; encoded by the coding sequence ATGGCTGAAACTACGCAGCCTAAACGCCAAAGAGAAGACGACCATTATCAATGCGAGGAGGATGCAAAGCGGCACAAGTCATACAATCAAATCCTTTCTATTctcgaagaagaagaagttgaGCCTAACCAAGACTTGCTGGATATTTTTCAAAGTCTTCAGCAAGAACTCTCCTCCTCTTCGTTCTCCGTGGACCCTTTACAGGTTTCTGCCTCGGCGGCGGACGTTGACCACCGGAGCGGTTTTTCCGGCGAGTCGGAGTCCGGCAGCCCGAGCTCAAAAGacgatgatgaagaagatgatggagTAAGAATGATGAGACATCTTCTGGAAGCTTCTGATGATGAGCTTGGACTTCCCAATAGATCGGAGAGCGGTGAAGAGGAGATTAACAGTGGGCAAAACGCTTTGTTTTTGGGCGACGGGCTGTGGGAGTTTGAGGATGATGCAGCAAACTACTATACTTTGCTGCAGTCTGAACTTTTCATGTAG